Proteins encoded together in one Streptomyces sp. NBC_01216 window:
- a CDS encoding ROK family glucokinase, whose product MSTYRDRTLPRALRAGGAPGAARATVLRTVGTRERRSHLTAPRVPTVGIDIGGTKVMAGVVDADGTILEKVRAETPDKSKSPQVVEDTIVELVLDLSDRHDVHAVGIGAAGWVDAERATVLFAPHLAWRNEPLRDSLQARLAVPVMVDNDANTAAWAEWRFGAGRGEEHLVMITLGTGIGGAILEDGQVKRGKYGVAGEFGHMQVVPGGHRCPCGNRGCWEQYSSGNALVREARELAAADSPVAYGIIERVKGHVPEITGPLITELAREGDAMCVELLQDIGQWLGVGIANLAAALDPSCFVIGGGVSAADDLLIGPARDSFRRHLTGRGYRPEARIAKAQLGPEAGMVGAADLARLVARRFRRANRRRLERYERYERYAQALRGGAEGRTPRTPQDPNS is encoded by the coding sequence ATGAGTACCTACCGCGACCGCACCCTCCCGCGCGCGCTGCGAGCCGGTGGCGCCCCCGGCGCCGCCCGCGCCACCGTGCTGCGGACCGTCGGCACGCGCGAGCGCCGCTCCCACCTCACGGCCCCCCGGGTGCCCACCGTGGGCATCGACATCGGCGGTACGAAGGTCATGGCCGGGGTGGTCGACGCCGACGGCACCATCCTGGAGAAGGTCCGCGCCGAGACGCCCGACAAGTCCAAGAGCCCCCAGGTGGTCGAGGACACCATCGTCGAACTGGTCCTGGACCTCTCCGACCGGCACGACGTCCACGCCGTCGGCATCGGCGCGGCCGGCTGGGTCGACGCCGAGCGGGCCACCGTGCTCTTCGCCCCGCACCTCGCCTGGCGCAACGAGCCGCTCCGCGACTCCCTCCAGGCACGCCTCGCCGTCCCCGTCATGGTCGACAACGACGCCAACACCGCGGCCTGGGCCGAGTGGCGCTTCGGCGCGGGCCGCGGTGAGGAGCACCTCGTCATGATCACGCTCGGCACCGGCATCGGCGGCGCGATCCTCGAGGACGGCCAGGTCAAGCGCGGCAAGTACGGCGTGGCCGGCGAGTTCGGCCACATGCAGGTCGTCCCCGGCGGGCACCGCTGTCCCTGCGGCAACCGCGGCTGCTGGGAGCAGTACAGCTCCGGCAACGCCCTGGTCCGCGAGGCCCGTGAACTGGCCGCGGCCGACTCCCCGGTCGCCTACGGCATCATCGAGCGGGTCAAAGGCCATGTTCCCGAGATCACCGGCCCACTCATCACCGAGCTGGCCCGCGAGGGCGACGCCATGTGTGTCGAACTGCTCCAGGACATCGGCCAGTGGCTCGGCGTCGGCATCGCCAATCTCGCCGCCGCCCTCGATCCCTCCTGCTTCGTCATCGGCGGGGGTGTCAGCGCCGCCGACGACCTGCTGATCGGCCCGGCACGGGATTCCTTCCGCCGTCACCTCACCGGTCGCGGCTACCGTCCGGAGGCCCGGATCGCCAAGGCCCAGCTGGGCCCCGAGGCCGGCATGGTCGGCGCCGCCGACCTGGCCCGGCTCGTCGCCCGCCGCTTCCGCCGCGCCAACCGGCGCCGCCTCGAGCGCTACGAACGGTACGAACGGTACGCCCAGGCCCTGCGCGGCGGCGCCGAGGGCCGCACCCCCCGCACCCCCCAGGACCCGAACTCATGA
- the pcaDC gene encoding bifunctional 3-oxoadipate enol-lactonase/4-carboxymuconolactone decarboxylase PcaDC, with protein sequence MSETPPNTLQCRVEGQDDAPVLVLGPSLGTTWHMWDRQVPELARQWRVVRFDLPGHGGAPAHPFGSVAELGDRVLATLDELGVGRFGYAGSSIGGAVGLDLALRAPHRLASLALVATSPRFGTPDEYHRRGVIVRANGLEPMARSAPEWWFTPGFAAAQPAIVEWAVQMVRTTDPGCYVAACEALAVFDVREALGRVGVPALVVVGEEDQVTGPAEARTLVAGIPDARLAVVPGASHLTPVEQPAAVTELLVGHFAGAAHDPQSVPQAPAMPPVSAPVVSAPPAGAPDPTTPGTEGGGERPDAYERGLALRREILGDAHADRAPADGLDRDFQSLVTRYAFGEVWSRETLDRRTRSAVTLGVLIAGGHHDALAEHTRAALRSGLTPDELGEIVLQTAVYCGLPAADSALSVVRRVIREDTTPQA encoded by the coding sequence ATGAGCGAGACACCACCGAACACCCTGCAATGCCGTGTCGAAGGTCAGGACGACGCCCCCGTGCTCGTCCTGGGTCCCTCGCTGGGCACCACCTGGCACATGTGGGACCGGCAGGTTCCCGAACTGGCCCGCCAGTGGCGGGTCGTCCGCTTCGACCTGCCGGGGCACGGAGGCGCGCCCGCCCACCCCTTCGGTTCCGTCGCCGAACTCGGTGACCGGGTGCTCGCTACCCTCGACGAGCTCGGTGTGGGGCGTTTCGGCTACGCCGGCTCCTCGATCGGCGGCGCGGTCGGCCTCGACCTCGCGCTGCGGGCACCGCACCGGCTCGCCTCGCTGGCGCTGGTCGCCACCTCGCCTCGTTTCGGCACCCCCGACGAGTACCACCGGCGCGGGGTGATCGTCCGGGCCAACGGGTTGGAGCCGATGGCCCGCAGCGCCCCCGAGTGGTGGTTCACTCCGGGCTTCGCCGCCGCCCAACCCGCGATCGTCGAATGGGCCGTGCAGATGGTCCGAACGACCGACCCCGGCTGCTACGTCGCCGCCTGCGAGGCGCTCGCCGTCTTCGACGTCCGTGAGGCGCTCGGCCGCGTCGGCGTCCCCGCGCTCGTGGTCGTCGGTGAGGAGGACCAGGTAACGGGCCCCGCAGAGGCGCGCACCCTGGTCGCGGGGATACCCGACGCCCGGCTCGCCGTCGTCCCCGGCGCCTCGCACCTCACGCCGGTGGAACAGCCCGCCGCCGTCACGGAGCTGCTCGTCGGCCACTTCGCGGGAGCCGCGCACGACCCCCAGAGCGTCCCGCAGGCGCCGGCGATGCCGCCCGTCTCCGCGCCGGTCGTCTCCGCGCCGCCGGCGGGCGCCCCGGACCCGACCACGCCCGGTACGGAGGGCGGTGGGGAGCGCCCCGACGCGTACGAGCGGGGCCTGGCCCTGCGCCGCGAGATCCTGGGCGACGCCCATGCGGACCGGGCGCCGGCCGACGGTCTCGACCGGGACTTCCAGTCGCTGGTCACCCGCTACGCCTTCGGCGAGGTGTGGAGCAGGGAGACGCTGGACCGCCGCACCCGCAGCGCCGTCACGCTCGGCGTCCTGATCGCGGGCGGACACCACGACGCGCTGGCCGAGCACACCCGGGCCGCCCTGCGTAGCGGACTCACCCCGGACGAACTCGGGGAGATCGTCCTCCAGACCGCCGTCTACTGCGGGCTGCCCGCCGCCGACAGCGCGCTGAGCGTCGTGCGCCGGGTGATCCGGGAGGACACCACGCCCCAGGCGTAG
- a CDS encoding alpha/beta fold hydrolase: MRTAPVFAVSAALVAGTTLGLAPVAHASGSAATGTTIRFVDIAGDGGTVLKANVVTPAGSGGSARHPVIVLPTSWALPQVEYLAQARKLADSGYVVVSYNSRGFWQSGGVIETAGPKDIADASLVIDWALAHTPADPDKVGMAGVSYGAGISLLAAAHDSRIKAVAALSGWADLIESIYSGRTQHLQAAAVLGGAGYLTGRPGPELREILGDFLSSDLSKEDEMIAWGRARSAGEQVDRINANGTAVMLGNAWGDTIFPPNQYASFYEKLRGPKRLEFRPGDHATAEATGLLGLPNDTWTSAHRWFDHYLKGADNGVDREQPVQLKPRSDGGYEGYPDWKSVHADERKIALGGTKRIWTGIDSGANGGVVFLSNVLDQFAQAPPTAAIPLLPRAFAGVWQSERSAKPRKVRGTAKLHTTVTPTKESGTLVAYLYDVGPLGLGKLVSNAPYTFHGKTPRKPFTVDLELFSTAYDVPAGHRLAVVVDTVDPLYIEHNPTGAQLTFSSPAGDPSYLSVPLRVE, from the coding sequence GTGCGCACAGCTCCGGTCTTCGCCGTCTCGGCCGCCCTCGTGGCCGGAACGACCCTCGGACTCGCCCCCGTCGCCCACGCGTCCGGTTCGGCCGCCACCGGCACGACCATCCGCTTCGTCGACATCGCGGGCGACGGCGGTACCGTCCTCAAGGCCAACGTCGTCACCCCCGCCGGCTCCGGCGGGTCGGCCCGCCATCCCGTGATCGTGCTTCCCACCAGCTGGGCCCTGCCCCAGGTCGAGTACCTCGCCCAGGCCCGGAAACTCGCCGACTCCGGTTATGTCGTGGTGAGTTACAACTCGCGCGGCTTCTGGCAGTCCGGCGGCGTGATCGAGACGGCCGGCCCCAAGGACATCGCCGACGCCTCCCTCGTCATCGACTGGGCACTCGCACACACTCCCGCCGACCCCGACAAGGTCGGCATGGCGGGTGTCTCCTACGGCGCGGGCATCAGCCTGCTCGCCGCCGCTCACGACAGCCGGATCAAGGCCGTCGCGGCACTGAGCGGCTGGGCCGACCTCATCGAGTCCATCTACAGCGGACGCACCCAGCACCTCCAGGCCGCCGCGGTACTCGGCGGCGCCGGCTACCTCACCGGGCGCCCCGGCCCCGAACTCCGCGAGATCCTGGGCGACTTCCTCTCCTCCGACCTGAGCAAGGAGGACGAGATGATCGCCTGGGGCCGCGCGCGGTCGGCCGGCGAACAGGTGGACAGGATCAACGCCAACGGCACCGCGGTCATGCTGGGCAACGCCTGGGGCGACACCATCTTCCCGCCCAACCAGTACGCGTCCTTCTACGAGAAACTGCGGGGCCCCAAGCGCCTGGAGTTCCGCCCGGGCGACCACGCCACCGCCGAGGCAACCGGTCTGCTCGGCCTGCCGAACGACACCTGGACCAGCGCCCACCGCTGGTTCGACCACTACCTCAAGGGCGCCGACAACGGCGTCGACCGCGAGCAGCCCGTCCAGCTGAAGCCCCGCTCCGACGGTGGGTACGAGGGCTACCCCGACTGGAAGTCCGTGCACGCCGACGAGCGGAAGATCGCCCTCGGAGGCACCAAGCGGATCTGGACCGGAATCGACTCGGGCGCCAACGGCGGCGTCGTCTTCCTCTCCAACGTCCTGGACCAGTTCGCCCAGGCCCCGCCGACCGCCGCCATCCCCCTGCTCCCGCGCGCCTTCGCCGGAGTCTGGCAGTCGGAGCGCTCCGCCAAGCCCCGGAAGGTGCGCGGCACGGCGAAGCTCCACACCACGGTCACCCCCACCAAGGAGAGCGGCACCCTCGTCGCCTACCTCTACGACGTGGGCCCGCTCGGCCTCGGCAAGTTGGTCAGCAATGCCCCGTACACCTTCCACGGGAAGACGCCCAGGAAGCCGTTCACGGTCGACCTGGAGCTGTTCTCCACGGCCTACGACGTTCCGGCCGGCCACCGTCTCGCCGTGGTCGTCGACACCGTCGACCCTCTCTACATCGAGCACAACCCGACCGGCGCACAGCTGACCTTCTCCTCCCCCGCGGGCGACCCGTCGTACCTGTCGGTCCCGCTGCGAGTGGAGTGA
- a CDS encoding ATP-binding cassette domain-containing protein, whose protein sequence is MSTEPQTAPPTPLVELDGVSKHYGNIRALEGVSLEVRAGEITCVLGDNGAGKSTLIKIIAGLHRHDAGTFRIEGKEVALASPREALDRGIATVYQDLAVVPLMPVWRNFFLGSEPTRGTGPFRRLDVGLMRETTRTELLRMGIDLRDVDQPIGTLSGGERQCVAIARAVHFGARVLVLDEPTAALGVKQSGVVLKYVAAARDQGLGVVLITHNPHHAFLVGDRFVLLKRGVMAAGHTKDSVTLDELTRQMAGGSELDDLRHELERPTPP, encoded by the coding sequence ATGAGCACCGAGCCGCAGACCGCCCCTCCCACCCCGCTGGTGGAACTGGACGGCGTCAGCAAGCACTACGGCAACATCCGGGCCCTCGAAGGGGTCTCCCTGGAGGTCCGGGCCGGCGAGATCACCTGCGTCCTCGGGGACAACGGCGCCGGCAAGTCCACCCTCATCAAGATCATCGCTGGGCTGCACCGGCACGACGCCGGCACCTTCCGGATCGAAGGGAAGGAGGTCGCCCTGGCCAGCCCCCGCGAAGCCCTCGACCGCGGGATCGCCACCGTCTACCAGGACCTGGCAGTCGTCCCCCTCATGCCGGTCTGGCGGAACTTCTTCCTCGGCTCCGAGCCGACCAGGGGCACCGGCCCCTTCAGGCGCCTCGATGTCGGCCTGATGCGGGAGACCACCCGGACCGAGCTCTTGCGCATGGGCATCGACCTGCGCGACGTCGACCAGCCGATCGGCACCCTCTCGGGCGGCGAACGGCAGTGCGTCGCCATCGCCCGCGCCGTCCACTTCGGAGCCAGGGTCCTCGTCCTCGACGAGCCGACCGCCGCCCTCGGCGTGAAGCAGTCCGGCGTGGTGCTGAAGTATGTGGCTGCCGCACGTGACCAGGGCCTCGGAGTGGTACTCATCACCCACAACCCGCACCACGCCTTCCTGGTCGGCGACCGGTTCGTGCTGCTCAAACGCGGTGTGATGGCCGCCGGCCACACCAAGGACTCGGTCACTCTCGACGAGTTGACCCGGCAGATGGCGGGCGGCAGCGAACTGGACGATCTCCGGCACGAGCTGGAGCGCCCCACGCCCCCGTAG
- the ggt gene encoding gamma-glutamyltransferase has product MSRSATRTVPILAVAAVLSVGAAAPPTVTRPPVKQPVAAGYGGAVASVDADASAAGIEVLRKGGNAVDAAVATAAALGVTEPYSAGIGGGGYFVYYDARSRTVHTIDGRETAPLSADEHLFVEDGRPIPFAEGMTSGRGVGVPGTPATWETALDAWGSKPLPRLLEPASRLAREGFRVDATFRAQTASNEARFRDFPASADLFLPGGRLPAVGSVFTNPDLARTYDELGRKGIGALYRGPLARDVVNTVRTPPVRDGATRIVRSGDLTARDLAAYRTERRRPTKVSYRGLDVYGIAPSSSSGGTSVGEALNILEGTDLSAASPAGYLHRYVEASRIAFADRGRWVGDPAFEDVPVRALLSQRYADSRACLIRDDAVLSSPLAPGDPRRPAPCAVAGRAAPTTYEGENTTHLTVADRWGNVVAYTLTIESTGGSGITVPGRGFLLNNELTDFSFTPADPSVHDPNLPGPGKRPRSSISPTIVLDRHDRPVLALGSPGGATIITTVLQTLTGVVDRGLPLGEAIAAPRASQRNQTTTELEPALWNSPLRGELEALGHGFRQSPEIGAATGVQRLPDGRWLAAAEPVRRGGGSAMVVRPAR; this is encoded by the coding sequence ATGAGTCGATCCGCCACACGGACCGTGCCGATTCTGGCCGTCGCCGCCGTGCTCTCGGTGGGGGCCGCCGCGCCGCCGACGGTGACCCGGCCGCCCGTCAAGCAGCCCGTCGCCGCCGGGTACGGCGGAGCCGTCGCCAGCGTCGACGCCGACGCCTCGGCGGCCGGCATCGAGGTGCTCCGCAAGGGAGGCAACGCCGTGGACGCGGCCGTCGCGACGGCCGCCGCCCTCGGTGTCACGGAGCCCTACTCCGCGGGCATCGGCGGAGGCGGTTACTTCGTCTACTACGACGCCCGGAGCCGCACCGTCCACACGATCGACGGCCGCGAGACCGCCCCGCTCTCGGCGGACGAGCACCTCTTCGTCGAGGACGGACGTCCGATCCCCTTCGCGGAAGGCATGACCAGCGGCCGGGGCGTCGGCGTGCCGGGTACCCCCGCCACCTGGGAGACCGCCCTGGACGCCTGGGGCAGCAAGCCGCTGCCCCGGCTCCTCGAACCCGCGAGCCGCCTGGCCCGCGAGGGCTTCAGGGTCGACGCCACCTTCCGCGCCCAGACGGCGTCGAACGAGGCCCGCTTCCGGGACTTCCCGGCCTCCGCGGACCTCTTCCTACCGGGCGGGCGACTGCCCGCCGTGGGATCGGTGTTCACCAACCCCGACCTGGCCCGTACCTACGATGAACTCGGCCGGAAGGGCATCGGGGCGCTCTACCGCGGGCCGCTGGCCAGGGACGTCGTCAACACCGTCCGCACGCCCCCGGTCCGGGACGGCGCGACCCGGATCGTCCGCTCCGGCGACCTGACCGCCCGCGACCTCGCGGCCTACCGGACGGAGCGGCGTCGGCCCACCAAGGTCTCCTACCGGGGCCTCGACGTGTACGGCATCGCCCCCTCCTCCTCCTCGGGCGGCACCAGCGTCGGCGAGGCGCTCAACATCCTGGAGGGCACGGACCTGTCCGCCGCGTCGCCCGCCGGCTACCTCCACCGGTACGTCGAGGCCAGCCGCATCGCCTTCGCCGACCGGGGCCGCTGGGTCGGCGACCCCGCCTTCGAGGACGTTCCCGTCAGGGCGCTGCTCTCACAGCGCTACGCCGACTCCCGCGCCTGCCTGATCCGCGACGACGCGGTCCTGAGCAGCCCGCTCGCGCCGGGTGACCCGCGCCGCCCCGCCCCGTGCGCGGTCGCCGGCCGGGCGGCGCCGACCACCTACGAGGGCGAGAACACGACGCACCTCACCGTGGCCGACAGGTGGGGCAACGTCGTCGCCTACACGCTGACGATCGAGTCCACCGGCGGCAGCGGGATCACCGTTCCGGGGCGGGGCTTCCTGCTCAACAACGAACTCACCGACTTCTCCTTCACGCCGGCCGACCCGTCCGTCCACGATCCCAACCTGCCGGGGCCCGGGAAGCGCCCGCGGTCCTCGATCTCCCCGACGATCGTCCTCGACCGGCACGACCGCCCGGTCCTGGCGCTGGGCTCCCCGGGCGGAGCGACGATCATCACCACCGTGCTCCAGACCCTGACCGGCGTCGTCGACCGCGGTCTGCCGCTCGGCGAGGCGATCGCGGCCCCCCGCGCCAGTCAGCGGAACCAGACCACGACGGAGCTCGAACCAGCGCTGTGGAACAGTCCGCTGCGTGGGGAACTCGAAGCCCTCGGGCACGGATTCCGGCAGAGCCCCGAGATCGGCGCGGCGACGGGCGTGCAACGGCTGCCGGACGGACGGTGGCTGGCCGCCGCGGAGCCCGTCCGCCGGGGTGGCGGCTCCGCGATGGTGGTGCGGCCCGCGCGCTAG
- a CDS encoding exodeoxyribonuclease III — translation MRIATWNVNSITARLPRLLAWLEGSGTDVLCIQETKCTAEQFPTDELRELGYESAVNATGRWNGVALLSKVGLSDVVTGLPGGPAYEDVREPRAISATCGPVRVWSVYVPNGREVAHEHYAYKLRWLEALTSAVAEDAAGERPFAVLGDYNIAPADEDVWDIGVFEGSTHVTEPERAALAGLREAGLADVVPRPLKYDHPFTYWDYRQLCFPKNRGMRIDLVYGNKPFADAVRDSYVDREERKGKGASDHAPVVVDLEV, via the coding sequence ATGCGTATCGCCACCTGGAACGTCAACTCCATCACCGCCCGGCTGCCCCGCCTCCTGGCCTGGCTGGAAGGCAGCGGCACCGACGTGCTGTGCATCCAGGAGACCAAGTGCACCGCCGAGCAGTTCCCCACCGACGAACTGCGCGAGCTGGGGTACGAGTCGGCGGTCAACGCCACCGGACGGTGGAACGGCGTCGCCCTGCTCTCCAAGGTCGGTCTGAGCGACGTCGTCACCGGTCTGCCGGGCGGCCCGGCGTACGAGGACGTGCGGGAGCCCCGGGCGATCTCCGCGACCTGCGGCCCGGTCCGGGTCTGGTCGGTGTACGTGCCCAACGGACGCGAGGTCGCCCACGAGCACTACGCGTACAAGCTGCGGTGGCTGGAGGCGCTCACGTCGGCCGTCGCCGAGGACGCGGCGGGGGAGCGGCCCTTCGCGGTCCTCGGGGACTACAACATCGCCCCGGCCGACGAGGACGTGTGGGACATCGGCGTCTTCGAGGGCTCCACCCACGTCACCGAGCCCGAGCGGGCCGCGCTCGCCGGGCTGCGCGAGGCCGGACTCGCGGACGTGGTCCCGCGCCCCCTCAAGTACGACCACCCCTTCACCTACTGGGACTACCGCCAGCTCTGCTTCCCGAAGAACCGGGGCATGCGCATCGACCTCGTGTACGGCAACAAGCCGTTCGCCGACGCGGTCCGTGACAGCTACGTCGACCGCGAGGAGCGCAAGGGCAAGGGCGCGTCCGACCACGCTCCGGTCGTCGTCGACCTGGAGGTCTGA
- a CDS encoding formylglycine-generating enzyme family protein, with product MEARAQHRMIAVPPGRVTLTDRRTRRSWPVEVAAYEIAEVPVTRRSYAEVTGLRPGEGAGDRRPVESVSWWDAVRFCNALSARDGLTPAYRVHGDGESLLWEASADGYRLPTEAEWEYACRAGTDGPHYGPLDDIAWYRDNSGERLHDVGGKLPNAWGLYDMLGNVWNWCWDVYDAEVYGDYRVLRGGGWFDEHWSCRASARRRSHPSYRVDDVGFRLARSPAA from the coding sequence ATGGAGGCGCGCGCGCAGCACAGGATGATCGCAGTCCCGCCGGGTCGCGTGACGCTGACGGACCGGCGGACGCGGCGGAGCTGGCCGGTCGAGGTCGCCGCGTACGAGATCGCGGAGGTCCCGGTCACCCGGCGGTCGTACGCCGAGGTCACGGGCCTCCGGCCGGGGGAGGGCGCCGGAGACCGCCGGCCCGTGGAGAGCGTCTCCTGGTGGGACGCCGTCCGGTTCTGCAACGCTCTGTCCGCGCGGGACGGCCTCACACCCGCCTACCGCGTCCACGGTGACGGCGAGTCCCTCCTGTGGGAGGCATCCGCCGACGGCTACCGCCTGCCCACCGAAGCCGAATGGGAGTACGCCTGCCGGGCCGGCACCGACGGTCCGCACTACGGTCCGCTCGACGACATCGCCTGGTACCGCGACAACTCCGGCGAGCGCCTCCATGACGTCGGCGGCAAGCTGCCCAACGCCTGGGGGCTGTACGACATGCTCGGCAACGTCTGGAACTGGTGCTGGGACGTCTACGACGCCGAGGTCTACGGCGACTACCGGGTGCTGCGCGGGGGCGGCTGGTTCGACGAGCACTGGAGCTGCCGCGCCTCCGCACGCCGCCGCAGCCATCCGAGCTACCGGGTCGACGACGTCGGCTTCCGCCTCGCGCGGTCACCGGCCGCCTGA
- a CDS encoding MBL fold metallo-hydrolase codes for MKLTKKSHACVRLEKDGRTLVIDPGGFSEEDAALGADVLLVTHEHPDHYDEARLRACLDADPAAELWTLRSVAGRLAAAYPGRVHTVGHGDTFSAAGFDVQVYGELHAVIHPDIPRITNVGYLVDGSVFHPGDALTVPGEPVDTLLLPVMAPWSKISEVIDYVRELGPRRAIDVHDALLTDLARPIYDRQIGDLGGTDHSRLAPGASTDL; via the coding sequence GTGAAGCTGACGAAGAAGTCGCACGCCTGCGTCCGTCTGGAGAAGGACGGGCGCACGCTCGTCATCGACCCGGGCGGCTTCAGCGAGGAGGACGCCGCCCTCGGTGCCGACGTCCTGCTCGTGACCCACGAGCACCCGGACCACTACGACGAGGCCAGGCTCAGGGCCTGCCTGGACGCCGACCCGGCGGCGGAGCTCTGGACGCTCCGGAGCGTCGCCGGACGGCTCGCGGCCGCCTACCCCGGCCGGGTCCACACGGTGGGGCACGGCGACACCTTCAGCGCGGCCGGCTTCGACGTCCAGGTGTACGGCGAACTGCACGCGGTCATCCACCCGGACATCCCCCGGATCACGAACGTCGGCTACCTGGTCGACGGTTCCGTCTTCCACCCCGGGGACGCCCTGACCGTCCCCGGGGAGCCGGTGGACACGCTGCTGCTCCCGGTGATGGCACCCTGGAGCAAGATCTCCGAGGTCATCGACTACGTCCGCGAGCTCGGACCGCGCCGGGCCATCGATGTGCACGACGCCCTGCTCACCGACCTCGCCCGGCCGATCTACGACCGGCAGATCGGAGATCTCGGCGGCACGGACCACAGCCGACTGGCCCCCGGCGCCTCCACCGACCTGTGA
- a CDS encoding cold-shock protein, with protein MVIGRVVRFDSVKGYGFIAPEHGGEDVFLHVNDLRVPESSIRQGLRVEFEIEQGDRGLKASSVRLAGGIPGGRPTGGAATGFPGRSESPSGQAVDGDGEDVLCDVLDSAEYLRDVTEVLLESAPSLTAEHILQVRLGMLRFAKNHGWVEG; from the coding sequence ATGGTCATCGGGCGTGTGGTGCGGTTCGACAGTGTCAAGGGCTATGGGTTCATCGCTCCCGAGCACGGCGGCGAGGACGTCTTCCTGCATGTGAACGACCTCCGTGTCCCCGAGAGCTCCATCAGGCAGGGCCTGAGGGTCGAGTTCGAGATCGAGCAGGGAGACCGGGGCCTGAAGGCGTCATCGGTCCGTCTCGCCGGCGGCATCCCCGGCGGCAGGCCGACGGGAGGTGCGGCGACCGGCTTCCCCGGGCGCTCCGAGTCCCCGAGCGGGCAGGCCGTGGACGGCGACGGCGAGGACGTGTTGTGCGACGTGCTCGACTCCGCGGAGTACCTGCGGGACGTCACCGAGGTCCTGCTGGAATCCGCGCCTTCGCTGACCGCCGAGCACATCCTCCAGGTGCGCCTGGGGATGCTGCGGTTCGCCAAGAACCACGGATGGGTCGAGGGCTGA
- a CDS encoding GNAT family N-acetyltransferase gives MPVTLRRMDALRFPAWLERSRAEYARDLVSAGQAPEAAHRHADESMALSFPSGAPTPGHVVFDVVDDTGAAVGYLWIGPDTSDDAGAWWIWDILIDTDKRGRGFGRRTMALGEEYARTQGAHTLGLSVFGFNTGARGLYESLGYETTSVKMLKTLD, from the coding sequence ATGCCTGTAACCCTCCGCCGCATGGACGCCCTGCGTTTTCCTGCCTGGCTTGAGCGCAGTCGAGCCGAGTACGCCCGTGATCTCGTCTCCGCGGGGCAGGCACCCGAGGCCGCCCACCGACACGCGGACGAGAGCATGGCCCTCTCCTTTCCCTCCGGCGCGCCGACCCCGGGACACGTGGTCTTCGACGTGGTCGACGACACCGGGGCGGCCGTCGGCTACCTCTGGATCGGACCGGACACGAGCGACGACGCCGGCGCCTGGTGGATCTGGGACATCCTGATCGACACCGACAAGCGGGGCCGGGGCTTCGGACGAAGGACCATGGCCCTCGGTGAGGAATACGCCCGGACGCAGGGCGCGCACACCCTTGGCCTCAGTGTCTTCGGGTTCAACACGGGTGCGCGCGGGCTGTACGAGTCGCTCGGCTACGAGACGACCTCGGTCAAGATGCTCAAGACACTCGACTGA
- a CDS encoding DUF6278 family protein, with the protein MNIPFLDNWRKRREVEPSAAPLASAFDRDPEGVADLLAECELLRAVVQDSGVELDDTPRSLERIDQLPPRWRDAPEELPWLGNDAGLYLGTVIVRTVPGATWQVWPGGQPVVRLASGREINVVEAGLDWAVSGSPELSQVYAEAAEF; encoded by the coding sequence ATGAACATCCCATTCCTGGACAACTGGCGCAAGAGGCGCGAGGTCGAACCGTCCGCGGCTCCGCTGGCCTCGGCCTTCGACCGGGACCCCGAGGGGGTGGCGGATCTGCTCGCCGAGTGCGAGCTGCTGCGTGCCGTCGTCCAGGACTCCGGGGTCGAGCTCGACGACACCCCGCGTTCCCTGGAGCGGATCGACCAACTGCCGCCCCGGTGGCGGGACGCGCCCGAGGAGCTTCCCTGGCTGGGTAACGACGCGGGTCTCTATCTGGGCACGGTCATCGTTCGGACGGTTCCCGGAGCGACCTGGCAGGTCTGGCCGGGGGGCCAGCCGGTGGTCCGGCTGGCGTCGGGTCGCGAGATCAACGTGGTCGAGGCCGGGCTCGACTGGGCCGTGAGTGGCTCGCCTGAGCTCTCGCAGGTCTACGCCGAGGCCGCCGAGTTCTGA